Proteins encoded within one genomic window of Brassica rapa cultivar Chiifu-401-42 chromosome A09, CAAS_Brap_v3.01, whole genome shotgun sequence:
- the LOC103840788 gene encoding 21 kDa protein, translating to MSQKRNTHITEEIMKKPSLHQPILFFFLATLLPLILTVHSQPSPSPSPSPSPSPSPSDDSDFIQRSCNTTLYPDVCVSSLSNFSTYVHNDPALLARAAISVTLSNALELGKYLSNVSTLLEIHEDGGHHPTAAAVFHDCFENLKDAVDEMRDSMKQMRDLVTTGSLESFRFQMSNVQTWLSAALTNEETCTDEFKDVQDEPRKDEVCARVDGVKKLTSNALALVNRCVDNAIH from the coding sequence ATGTCACAGAAAAGAAACACACATATAACAGAAGAAATCATGAAGAAACCTTCTCTTCATCAACcaattctcttcttcttcttagcaaCTCTTCTCCCATTAATCCTGACCGTCCATTCTCAACCCTCtccatcaccatcaccatcaccatcaccatcaccatccCCATCAGACGACTCAGATTTCATCCAGAGGAGCTGCAACACCACGTTATACCCTGACGTATGCGTCTCCTCTCTCTCAAACTTCTCAACCTACGTCCACAACGACCCAGCACTCTTGGCTCGAGCCGCAATCTCCGTCACTCTCTCCAATGCTCTCGAGTTAGGCAAATACCTCTCCAACGTCTCTACTCTCCTTGAAATCCACGAAGATGGTGGCCACCACCCAACCGCAGCAGCAGTTTTTCATGACTGCTTCGAGAACCTAAAAGACGCAGTTGATGAAATGAGAGACTCTATGAAACAGATGAGGGATTTGGTCACCACTGGCTCGCTCGAGTCTTTCAGGTTTCAGATGAGTAACGTGCAGACTTGGCTTAGTGCGGCTTTAACCAATGAGGAGACTTGTACAGACGAGTTTAAAGATGTTCAAGATGAGCCGAGGAAAGATGAGGTGTGCGCTCGGGTCGATGGCGTCAAGAAGCTGACTAGTAATGCGCTGGCCCTAGTTAATCGATGTGTTGATAATGCGATACATTGA